One window of the Alphaproteobacteria bacterium genome contains the following:
- the atzF gene encoding allophanate hydrolase, which yields MTFSDHGRRSLQFGRLRTGNRARDSLGQLPFTIHDIHAAYAAGRAPEEVVTEVYRRIGAVDDPGIFLHLREQDDVHADAGDLGDFDPARKPLWGIPFAIKDNVNAAGMPTTVACPAFAYTAEDDAFVLKLLRTAGALLIGKTNMDQFATGLVGVRTPYPVPRNALDPEIVPGGSSSGSAVAVAQGLVCFSLGSDAAGSGRVPAALNNIVGLKPSSGILSSSGTVPAVRSLDTLSVFALSVEDATAAFRTMAVYDPLDAFSRNLKVQDRETPAPTIRMGIPSRESREFFDDQYQEVAFDVALRDLRDLGVELVELDFAPFYAIARMLYEGAWLAERYALIESLLASNPDAIYPVTRQIISAAASYSAVDVFRDFYKLSELKMTVRPQMQDVDMLCVPSIPTFYSCADLAADPIGPNSRLGTYTNFVNLMDMCGIAVPVRPRVDGRPSSVTILAGSGEDHWVASVASVLHRHVCPTLGAMEWELPRSV from the coding sequence ATGACGTTCAGTGACCACGGCAGGCGCAGCCTGCAATTCGGGCGTCTTCGGACCGGGAACCGTGCCAGGGACAGCCTAGGGCAGCTTCCGTTCACGATCCACGACATTCATGCGGCCTATGCCGCAGGGCGCGCGCCAGAAGAGGTTGTCACGGAAGTGTATCGGCGGATCGGGGCCGTCGACGATCCCGGAATATTCCTGCATCTGCGAGAGCAGGATGATGTTCACGCCGACGCCGGGGATCTTGGAGATTTTGATCCCGCGCGCAAGCCGCTTTGGGGAATTCCGTTTGCAATCAAGGACAATGTAAACGCGGCAGGCATGCCGACGACGGTGGCCTGCCCGGCTTTCGCCTATACCGCCGAGGATGATGCCTTTGTCCTGAAACTGCTGCGTACGGCTGGCGCGTTGCTTATCGGCAAGACCAACATGGACCAGTTTGCAACCGGTCTCGTGGGCGTCAGGACGCCGTATCCTGTACCGCGCAACGCGCTCGATCCCGAAATAGTCCCCGGTGGTTCCAGTTCCGGCTCGGCCGTTGCTGTTGCACAGGGGCTTGTCTGCTTTTCATTGGGCAGTGATGCGGCGGGATCAGGCCGCGTGCCGGCCGCGCTGAACAACATTGTCGGGTTGAAGCCGAGCAGCGGCATTCTTTCGTCTTCGGGAACAGTGCCGGCCGTGCGCTCACTCGACACATTGTCCGTGTTTGCATTGAGTGTTGAAGATGCCACCGCAGCGTTCCGAACCATGGCCGTTTATGACCCGCTGGATGCATTTTCTAGGAACTTGAAAGTGCAGGATCGGGAGACGCCCGCGCCGACTATTCGTATGGGTATACCAAGCCGTGAGAGCCGGGAGTTCTTTGATGATCAATATCAGGAGGTTGCGTTCGACGTTGCGCTGCGCGACTTGCGGGATCTGGGCGTCGAGTTGGTAGAGCTCGATTTTGCGCCCTTCTACGCGATCGCAAGGATGCTTTATGAGGGGGCGTGGCTGGCAGAACGCTATGCGCTTATCGAGTCGTTGCTCGCCAGCAACCCTGACGCCATCTATCCTGTTACGCGCCAGATAATATCCGCGGCCGCCTCCTATTCGGCGGTGGATGTCTTCCGGGACTTCTACAAGCTGTCTGAACTCAAGATGACTGTTCGCCCGCAGATGCAGGACGTCGATATGCTGTGTGTTCCAAGCATTCCGACATTCTATTCGTGCGCCGACCTCGCGGCGGACCCGATCGGACCCAACTCACGGCTTGGCACGTATACGAACTTCGTCAACCTGATGGATATGTGTGGTATTGCGGTGCCTGTGCGTCCGCGTGTCGACGGTCGGCCTAGTAGCGTCACGATTCTGGCGGGCTCCGGTGAAGACCACTGGGTTGCTTCCGTCGCGTCGGTCCTGCATCGGCATGTCTGCCCGACGCTCGGCGCGATGGAATGGGAATTGCCCCGGTCGGTCTAG
- a CDS encoding haloacid dehalogenase type II encodes MIKPTTIFFDINETLLDLEPVKASVSQALGGRSDLLPLWFSTLLHYSLVDTMTDHYRDFFQIGVAALIMLGEKQGLDIDRATAEAAVIEPFRKLPPHADVRPSLKTLSGAGIELVCLGNNSADGITELFTHAGIIDYFRHRISTEEVRAFKPDPRPYAHALRVAGARPADVLMVAAHAWDLIGAKKAGLQTAFIRRPGSTLYPNVSRPDYVVDNLEELTSLLVN; translated from the coding sequence ATGATCAAACCGACGACCATATTCTTCGATATCAATGAGACCCTGCTCGACCTCGAGCCCGTGAAGGCGTCGGTGAGCCAAGCGCTTGGGGGTCGGAGCGACCTTCTGCCCCTATGGTTCTCGACTCTCCTGCACTATTCCCTAGTCGATACCATGACCGACCACTACCGCGACTTCTTTCAGATCGGTGTCGCGGCACTTATCATGCTGGGTGAGAAACAGGGGCTCGATATCGATCGGGCAACCGCCGAGGCGGCTGTCATTGAGCCATTTCGAAAGTTGCCACCGCACGCCGACGTGCGACCGTCTCTGAAGACGTTGTCCGGTGCCGGTATCGAGCTTGTTTGCCTCGGCAACAATTCGGCGGACGGAATCACCGAGCTATTTACCCATGCGGGCATCATCGACTATTTCCGTCACCGTATCAGCACGGAAGAGGTAAGGGCGTTCAAGCCTGATCCGAGACCCTATGCACATGCGCTAAGGGTCGCCGGGGCCAGGCCTGCCGATGTCCTGATGGTTGCCGCCCATGCCTGGGACCTGATCGGGGCGAAGAAGGCCGGTCTCCAGACGGCGTTCATTCGCCGGCCGGGTTCGACGCTCTATCCGAATGTGAGCCGGCCCGACTATGTGGTCGACAACCTTGAAGAACTGACGAGCCTGCTCGTCAACTGA
- a CDS encoding ABC transporter substrate-binding protein has product MHSAFEFSSPKRGQDSRRVRTALGAVAVALAVAFGGNVATTTPILASEKVTMAYLPVTHALPLFVALEEKMFEAEGIEPEAVKMENPNLIIDSFISGRSDIGPLASAAGITVIASTRFPGTMKVFGLQGGNPTGGQVNESLIVPADSAIESFADLKGKRMAHLPGIQWKTISRFIIQKNGLDPDKDVTLQDLAVPNWTQALLGGTVDAVLALEPVASMAAANDNIKVVVVNPTALFIADPFWAGASVITTKFMKERPSVAKKTIAVIDKATRMVEDDFKKYAPLLAKYTAVPQSAIPVVGPVYWRTNTQIEEKDIVAYQAFADIFHDAGVIKAHLDVRTIMLQPDDLK; this is encoded by the coding sequence ATGCATAGTGCTTTTGAATTCTCATCTCCCAAACGAGGACAGGACTCCAGACGGGTACGCACGGCACTCGGCGCCGTGGCGGTCGCTCTTGCTGTCGCATTTGGTGGAAACGTTGCAACCACAACACCGATATTGGCGTCAGAAAAGGTCACGATGGCCTACCTGCCCGTGACCCATGCACTGCCGCTTTTTGTGGCGCTGGAAGAGAAGATGTTCGAGGCCGAGGGCATCGAGCCTGAAGCTGTCAAGATGGAGAACCCCAATCTGATCATCGACTCATTCATTTCGGGGCGTTCGGATATCGGCCCGCTGGCGTCGGCGGCAGGCATTACCGTTATCGCCTCCACGCGGTTTCCGGGCACCATGAAAGTTTTTGGTTTGCAGGGTGGCAACCCTACCGGCGGTCAGGTCAACGAATCGCTCATCGTGCCGGCCGACAGCGCAATCGAATCTTTTGCGGACCTGAAGGGCAAGCGCATGGCGCATTTGCCGGGTATTCAATGGAAGACCATCAGCCGGTTTATCATTCAGAAGAACGGTCTTGACCCGGACAAGGATGTGACCTTGCAGGATCTGGCCGTGCCTAACTGGACACAGGCACTCCTGGGTGGAACCGTCGATGCCGTACTCGCGCTTGAGCCTGTCGCGTCCATGGCGGCGGCCAACGACAATATCAAGGTTGTTGTCGTCAATCCGACAGCGCTGTTTATTGCCGACCCGTTTTGGGCGGGTGCTTCGGTGATCACCACAAAGTTTATGAAAGAGCGACCCTCCGTGGCCAAGAAAACGATCGCCGTGATCGACAAGGCTACCCGCATGGTCGAAGACGACTTCAAGAAGTATGCTCCCCTGCTTGCCAAGTACACAGCTGTTCCGCAATCGGCCATTCCGGTTGTCGGACCCGTCTACTGGCGCACCAACACCCAAATCGAGGAGAAGGACATCGTCGCCTATCAGGCGTTCGCGGATATCTTCCATGACGCCGGTGTGATTAAGGCTCATCTGGATGTCCGGACCATCATGCTCCAGCCCGACGACCTGAAGTAG
- a CDS encoding isocitrate/isopropylmalate family dehydrogenase yields MSRQAMTQDNSKLTIAVFAGDGIGPEVTAPCVEILGELTGALGGPALEFEALDAGAAHYQETGEALPQTSLDRAAAADAILLGAMGDPDVRYPDGTEIVPQIDLRDYFELYAGVRPVMTRPGMPVPLADPRGQELDFVIVRESTEGLFAHRGEAEETDDSSTDRLTITRAACERLFDFSFELARTRKTRGGPGIVTCVDKANVLQSFGFFRRLFDERAARHPDIETRHIYADAAALALVKQPWAFDVMVMENLLGDILSDLGAGLMGGLGMAPSADIGPGHAVFQPCHGTAPDIAGSGKANPTAMFLSGAMMLDWLGERHDAPELREGAEIFRSAVDTAFRDGALQPTELGGRDGLAAITERVRAEMRAALAAR; encoded by the coding sequence ATGAGCAGACAAGCCATGACCCAGGACAATTCCAAGCTCACGATTGCGGTATTTGCCGGGGACGGCATCGGCCCGGAGGTCACCGCACCTTGTGTTGAGATTTTGGGGGAACTCACCGGGGCGCTCGGCGGGCCTGCCCTGGAATTCGAGGCGTTGGACGCGGGTGCAGCGCATTATCAGGAGACCGGTGAGGCGCTGCCCCAGACCTCGCTCGACCGGGCGGCTGCGGCCGACGCGATCCTGCTGGGCGCCATGGGCGACCCGGATGTGCGCTACCCGGACGGCACCGAGATCGTGCCGCAGATCGACCTGCGCGATTACTTCGAGCTCTATGCCGGGGTGCGGCCGGTCATGACCCGGCCGGGAATGCCGGTGCCGCTGGCCGACCCGCGGGGGCAGGAACTGGATTTCGTGATCGTCCGGGAATCCACCGAGGGCCTGTTCGCCCATCGCGGCGAGGCCGAGGAAACGGACGACAGCTCCACCGACCGGCTGACCATCACGCGGGCTGCGTGCGAACGGTTGTTCGACTTTTCCTTCGAACTGGCGCGGACGCGCAAGACGCGCGGCGGGCCGGGCATCGTGACCTGCGTGGACAAGGCCAATGTGCTGCAGTCCTTCGGCTTCTTCCGGCGCCTGTTCGATGAACGCGCGGCGCGTCATCCGGACATCGAAACGCGGCATATCTATGCGGATGCAGCCGCGCTGGCCCTGGTCAAGCAGCCCTGGGCCTTCGACGTGATGGTGATGGAGAACTTGCTGGGAGACATCCTGTCGGATCTGGGGGCCGGGCTGATGGGCGGGCTGGGCATGGCCCCTTCGGCGGATATCGGCCCGGGACATGCGGTGTTCCAGCCTTGCCACGGCACGGCACCGGACATCGCCGGCAGCGGCAAGGCCAACCCCACGGCGATGTTCCTGTCGGGCGCGATGATGCTGGACTGGCTGGGCGAACGGCACGATGCCCCCGAACTGCGCGAGGGTGCGGAGATATTCCGAAGCGCCGTGGACACGGCCTTCCGCGACGGCGCGCTGCAGCCGACCGAACTGGGCGGGCGCGACGGGCTGGCGGCGATCACGGAGCGGGTGCGCGCGGAGATGCGCGCGGCGCTCGCGGCGCGTTGA
- a CDS encoding GMC family oxidoreductase N-terminal domain-containing protein, which translates to MADTFDYIIVGAGSAGSILANRLSAGDATVCLLEAGPPDRNPWIHIPAGFTKTLSNPKVNWLFESEPSAGTAGRPVYVPRGKTLGGSSSINGHIYNRGQRMDYDSWAQEGNRGWGYADILPYFKRSERRVGGEDKDFHGRDGELPVTDIDGPDPVCDAFINGAVGLGIPRNDDYNGATQAGVGYFQRVIENGRRVSAARAFLHPIKYRPNLDIRTNAHTQRILFEGRRAVGIRYRKGAREIEIRARREVILAGGSVGSPQLLQVSGVGPAALLKDLGVNVVHDLPGVGENLSDHYLARMTARVKNARTINERARGLSLVREVADYALRRKGLLAMSPSQVFVFWKSHPAMDQPDMQLIFTPATYKAGMIARLEDEPGMTAATFPLRPLSRGHVRARTANIADKPVIQPNYLDHETDRQVTIAGLRLDRQLMNAPELAPYFDHEIVPGADLQTDDELLDFARRYGTTVFHLVGTCSMGAAERGNVVSDELRVHGIEGLRVVDASVMPTMPSANTNAATMMIAEKGADMILGNAPPPPANV; encoded by the coding sequence ATGGCCGATACGTTCGACTACATCATCGTCGGGGCGGGTTCCGCCGGCTCGATTCTCGCCAACCGCCTGTCGGCGGGTGACGCGACGGTCTGCCTGCTCGAGGCCGGCCCGCCCGACCGCAACCCGTGGATTCACATCCCGGCCGGCTTCACGAAGACCCTTTCCAACCCGAAGGTGAACTGGCTGTTCGAATCCGAGCCCAGCGCGGGCACGGCCGGGCGCCCGGTCTATGTGCCGCGCGGCAAGACCCTGGGCGGCTCCAGCTCCATCAACGGCCATATCTACAATCGCGGCCAGCGGATGGATTACGACAGCTGGGCCCAGGAGGGGAATCGCGGCTGGGGCTATGCCGACATCCTGCCCTACTTCAAGCGCAGCGAGCGACGCGTCGGCGGCGAGGACAAGGATTTCCACGGCCGCGACGGCGAGCTCCCGGTCACCGATATCGACGGCCCCGACCCCGTCTGCGACGCCTTCATCAACGGCGCGGTCGGCCTCGGCATTCCGCGCAATGACGATTATAACGGCGCCACCCAGGCCGGGGTCGGCTACTTCCAGCGGGTCATCGAGAACGGCCGCCGGGTCAGCGCGGCGCGCGCCTTCCTGCACCCGATCAAATACCGCCCCAATCTCGACATCCGCACCAACGCACACACCCAACGGATTCTGTTCGAGGGCAGGCGCGCCGTCGGCATCCGCTACCGGAAGGGCGCGCGCGAAATCGAAATCCGCGCCCGCCGCGAGGTCATCCTCGCCGGCGGGTCGGTCGGCTCACCCCAGCTGCTGCAGGTCTCCGGCGTCGGCCCGGCGGCCCTGTTGAAGGATCTCGGCGTCAATGTTGTCCACGACCTGCCCGGCGTCGGCGAGAACCTGTCGGACCATTACCTCGCCCGCATGACCGCGCGGGTGAAGAACGCGCGCACCATCAACGAGCGCGCCCGCGGCCTGTCCCTGGTCAGGGAAGTCGCGGACTATGCGTTGCGGCGCAAGGGCCTGCTGGCCATGTCCCCGAGCCAAGTCTTCGTGTTCTGGAAGTCCCACCCGGCCATGGATCAGCCCGACATGCAGCTGATATTTACACCGGCCACCTACAAGGCCGGCATGATCGCCCGGCTCGAGGACGAGCCGGGCATGACGGCCGCCACCTTCCCGCTGCGCCCCCTCAGCCGGGGCCATGTCCGCGCGCGCACGGCAAACATCGCCGACAAGCCGGTCATCCAGCCCAATTATCTCGATCACGAGACCGACCGCCAGGTCACCATCGCCGGGCTGCGCCTCGACCGGCAGCTCATGAACGCGCCGGAACTCGCCCCTTACTTCGATCATGAGATCGTCCCGGGCGCCGACCTGCAGACCGACGACGAGCTGCTCGATTTCGCGCGCCGCTACGGCACCACCGTGTTCCACCTGGTCGGCACCTGCAGCATGGGGGCCGCCGAGCGCGGCAACGTGGTCAGCGACGAACTCAGGGTCCACGGCATCGAGGGCCTGCGCGTCGTCGACGCCTCGGTCATGCCGACCATGCCGTCGGCCAACACCAACGCCGCCACCATGATGATCGCCGAGAAGGGCGCGGACATGATCCTCGGCAACGCCCCGCCGCCCCCGGCGAACGTCTAG
- a CDS encoding type II toxin-antitoxin system RelE/ParE family toxin yields MSIETFADRKTENLFNGESGHKFATDIVRRAKARLDQINLAADLRDLKVPPGNRLEALSGDREGQYSIRINDKWRICFRWEDGDAFDVEVNNHYRV; encoded by the coding sequence ATGTCGATTGAGACGTTCGCGGACAGAAAGACTGAAAATCTGTTCAACGGCGAGAGCGGCCATAAATTCGCAACCGATATCGTCCGGCGCGCGAAGGCAAGGTTGGACCAGATCAACCTCGCAGCGGACCTGCGCGACCTTAAGGTGCCGCCGGGGAACAGACTGGAGGCCCTGAGTGGCGACAGGGAAGGGCAATACAGCATCCGCATCAACGACAAATGGCGGATTTGTTTCAGGTGGGAAGACGGAGACGCCTTTGATGTCGAGGTCAATAACCACTACCGAGTTTAG
- a CDS encoding isochorismatase family cysteine hydrolase translates to MERFVRGLYPWPFDGSLSVVNTALVVIDMQTDFCAEGGWLDGTGVDLAPLRKPIPKLQMVLASARKASYPIIYTREGHRPDLTDLNANKHWRSVQNGAEIGAEGPLGRYLVRGEANWDIIPELAPMPSETIVDKPGKSAFFATDFEQLLRKANIRNLILTGVTTDCCVQSTLRDANDRGFECLLLEDCCAAVLQTEHEAQVEIFRLVGGHYGSIATSGDLIDAIG, encoded by the coding sequence ATGGAACGCTTTGTTCGGGGACTCTATCCCTGGCCATTCGATGGTTCACTTTCGGTGGTAAATACGGCTCTTGTTGTTATTGATATGCAAACAGATTTCTGCGCCGAAGGCGGTTGGCTAGATGGGACAGGCGTAGACCTTGCGCCATTACGAAAGCCAATTCCGAAACTGCAAATGGTCCTTGCGTCCGCACGTAAGGCCTCATATCCGATCATTTATACCCGTGAGGGTCACCGCCCGGACCTGACTGACCTCAACGCCAACAAACACTGGCGATCGGTTCAGAACGGTGCCGAAATCGGCGCTGAGGGACCGTTAGGGCGATACTTGGTGCGCGGTGAAGCCAACTGGGACATCATCCCGGAACTTGCACCAATGCCGTCTGAAACCATCGTCGACAAGCCGGGCAAGAGCGCTTTCTTCGCAACCGACTTCGAACAATTGTTGCGCAAGGCAAATATTCGCAACCTTATCTTGACCGGGGTTACGACAGACTGTTGTGTTCAGTCCACCTTGCGCGACGCCAATGACCGAGGATTTGAGTGCCTCCTTCTGGAGGATTGCTGTGCCGCCGTTCTTCAAACGGAACATGAGGCGCAGGTGGAAATATTTCGGCTGGTTGGCGGACACTACGGTTCCATCGCGACATCGGGGGATTTGATCGATGCCATCGGTTGA
- a CDS encoding NAD(P)/FAD-dependent oxidoreductase — MAGSNGADFDGIIIGAGHNGLTAAAYLSRTGQKIAVLEASPEIGGGTSTEEPAMPGHRANLHASFFMGLGHAPLMRDLELPRFGFSYVEPEVQQAGTFRDGSCVVIHKDLEKTCASLARFSKRDADTFRDLYHRYVIEMRPLLVSLMYNAPLPLDQLQDRLSGPKAKELLGHAKHDLFSVVSEYFDDDRIKTLFTSYMHVITTENVPGSGMVFPGIFANVTGFTLPVGGAIAYPLACARIVAASGGVVRTNTNVREITVTGGRATGVVLDDGTTLTANNFVASSVDTPTTVAMAGRDLFDDAVNEKLDNWHWGNHSLVTLHLALKEAPVYKARDFDPDIDDAYNIFFGMEDLDEVRSCFADCEEKRFPDVLMGNGACNSAFDPSYAPAGRHSAFWWPFAPYAVDGDAANWDEKRADYTRRILDRWRDYATNLDDDNVDATYLYTPPDIERHNANMIRGAVRMGAYIPGQLGVNRPHPQLSGTRTPVEGLYICGSGVGNGGGMNGAPGYIAANAIVDDLGLTRDWTPVAAPEWRE, encoded by the coding sequence ATGGCAGGCTCTAACGGTGCTGATTTCGACGGTATCATTATCGGCGCGGGCCACAACGGGCTGACCGCCGCGGCTTATCTCTCGCGAACCGGCCAGAAAATCGCCGTGCTCGAGGCCAGTCCCGAGATCGGCGGCGGCACCTCGACCGAGGAGCCGGCCATGCCCGGCCACCGTGCCAACCTGCACGCCAGCTTCTTCATGGGGTTGGGCCACGCGCCCCTGATGCGCGATCTGGAACTGCCGCGTTTCGGCTTCTCCTATGTCGAACCCGAGGTCCAGCAGGCCGGCACCTTCCGCGACGGCAGCTGCGTCGTCATCCACAAGGATCTGGAAAAGACCTGCGCCTCGCTGGCGCGGTTCTCCAAACGCGACGCCGACACCTTCCGCGACCTCTACCACCGCTACGTGATCGAGATGCGGCCCCTTCTGGTCTCGCTGATGTACAACGCGCCGCTGCCCCTGGACCAGCTGCAGGACCGGCTCTCCGGCCCAAAGGCAAAAGAGCTCCTCGGCCACGCCAAACACGACCTGTTCTCCGTCGTCTCGGAATATTTCGACGACGACCGCATCAAGACCCTCTTCACTTCCTACATGCATGTCATCACGACGGAGAATGTCCCCGGCAGCGGCATGGTCTTCCCCGGCATCTTCGCCAATGTCACCGGCTTCACCCTGCCGGTCGGCGGCGCCATCGCCTATCCGCTGGCCTGCGCGCGTATCGTGGCGGCATCCGGCGGCGTGGTCCGCACCAATACAAACGTGCGCGAGATCACGGTCACCGGCGGGCGCGCCACCGGCGTAGTGCTGGATGACGGCACCACGCTCACCGCCAATAATTTCGTCGCCAGCTCCGTCGACACGCCGACGACGGTGGCCATGGCCGGACGTGATCTGTTCGACGATGCGGTGAACGAGAAGCTCGACAACTGGCACTGGGGCAACCACAGCCTCGTCACCCTGCACCTCGCGCTGAAAGAGGCACCCGTCTACAAGGCCCGCGATTTCGACCCCGACATCGACGACGCCTACAACATCTTTTTCGGCATGGAGGATCTGGACGAGGTCCGCAGCTGCTTCGCCGATTGCGAGGAAAAGCGCTTCCCCGACGTGCTGATGGGCAATGGCGCGTGCAACAGCGCGTTCGATCCGTCCTACGCCCCCGCCGGCCGCCATTCCGCCTTCTGGTGGCCGTTCGCCCCCTACGCGGTCGACGGCGATGCGGCAAACTGGGACGAGAAGCGCGCCGACTACACCCGGCGAATTCTCGACCGGTGGCGCGACTACGCCACCAATCTCGACGACGACAATGTCGACGCGACCTACCTCTACACCCCGCCGGATATCGAGCGGCACAACGCCAACATGATCCGGGGCGCGGTGCGCATGGGGGCTTATATTCCCGGCCAGCTCGGCGTGAACCGGCCCCACCCGCAGCTGTCGGGCACGCGCACGCCGGTCGAGGGGCTGTATATCTGCGGGTCGGGCGTGGGCAATGGCGGCGGCATGAACGGCGCGCCCGGCTACATCGCCGCCAACGCCATCGTCGACGACCTCGGCCTGACCCGCGACTGGACACCGGTCGCCGCACCCGAATGGCGGGAATAA
- a CDS encoding isochorismatase family cysteine hydrolase: MPSVDKVADSVLPPLVAQPYAFPFDGNWNPQNTALIVIDVQTDFCLPSGYVDQMGVDVGLTGGVIEPIRRLLDVIRPLGFHVLHTREGHRSDLSDLNDNKRWRSARTGAEIGSPGPCGRLLTRGQPGWEIVPALTPLPHEPVIDKPGKGAFYATDLEQILRRAGIRNLIFAGVTTDCCVHTTMRDANDRGFECLLLEDCCAATEQANHDAIIRSTIQGYGLFGTVANSQDLLDALEAANPSNEISGS, encoded by the coding sequence ATGCCATCGGTTGACAAGGTCGCGGATTCAGTGCTGCCGCCGCTTGTCGCACAACCTTATGCCTTCCCGTTTGACGGCAACTGGAACCCGCAGAATACGGCGTTGATCGTCATCGATGTTCAAACGGACTTCTGTCTGCCGAGCGGATATGTCGATCAGATGGGCGTTGATGTTGGCTTGACGGGCGGTGTGATCGAGCCCATTCGCAGGTTGCTCGATGTCATTCGCCCGTTGGGATTTCATGTGTTGCACACCCGTGAGGGACACCGGTCCGACCTCTCCGATCTCAATGACAACAAGCGTTGGCGTTCCGCGCGTACGGGCGCGGAAATTGGCTCGCCCGGTCCATGCGGCCGTCTCCTGACGCGCGGACAACCCGGCTGGGAAATCGTCCCTGCACTGACCCCGTTGCCGCACGAACCGGTTATCGACAAGCCGGGCAAGGGTGCGTTCTACGCAACGGACTTGGAGCAAATACTCCGTCGCGCTGGCATCCGGAATTTGATCTTTGCCGGTGTGACAACCGATTGCTGTGTTCACACGACCATGCGTGACGCCAATGACCGGGGTTTTGAGTGCCTGCTGTTGGAAGATTGTTGCGCGGCGACGGAACAAGCCAACCACGATGCGATTATTCGTTCGACCATTCAGGGGTACGGACTGTTTGGAACTGTCGCGAATTCGCAAGACCTGCTGGATGCCCTTGAGGCTGCGAACCCGTCAAATGAAATATCGGGGTCCTGA
- a CDS encoding amidase family protein, whose product MSATELAGLVRSKKISPVEVAEASIERMELLDPVLHAYCTPTPDLMRAQAKAVEKKIMDGDEVGPTAGVPVGIKDLVVMKDYPTVSGSVAYQDYISEDDDIVVERLKGSDSLILGKTNVPEFGFSGVGHNPVFETTRNPWNTDLTPGGSSAGSVVSTITGMTPYAIASDGGGSIRIPASLSGAYGLKASMGRVPLWPGTKDERYPGVSSWEDLEHIGPVARTVEDAALMMSVIGSGPDSRDRMSLPGPEFDWLECIKGDIKGCKVAFSPDWGYAAVDPQVREVVAAAVKVFETDLGCTVEVANPGWDDPGADFFAAVIGGSDLKGLREMVDKHGHEMTPHLVELIMYPWTAEDLTNAQMTRKAVNSKMWRFMELYDFLLTPTLAVPAFPVHMQGPEKIDGKIGSPFSWLAFTFPLNFTGQPAASIPAGFTDDGLPVGLQIIGKHLDDPMVLRASACFEAAQPWIDRMPPILAEMIPG is encoded by the coding sequence ATGTCTGCGACTGAGCTGGCTGGACTGGTCCGTAGCAAGAAAATTTCACCCGTTGAAGTAGCCGAGGCCTCAATCGAGCGTATGGAATTGCTGGACCCCGTGCTCCACGCCTATTGCACACCCACGCCAGACCTCATGCGGGCGCAGGCAAAGGCGGTTGAGAAGAAGATCATGGACGGGGACGAAGTGGGGCCGACAGCCGGCGTGCCTGTGGGGATCAAGGACCTGGTTGTCATGAAGGACTACCCGACAGTTTCCGGGTCTGTCGCCTATCAGGACTACATCTCCGAAGACGACGATATTGTTGTCGAACGTCTGAAGGGTTCCGATAGCCTTATCCTGGGAAAAACCAATGTTCCGGAATTCGGATTCTCGGGCGTTGGTCACAATCCTGTTTTTGAAACCACGCGAAATCCGTGGAACACCGATCTAACGCCCGGAGGGTCTTCGGCGGGGTCGGTGGTTTCGACAATCACCGGAATGACACCCTATGCGATCGCCTCGGATGGAGGGGGTTCAATCCGGATTCCGGCATCGCTGAGTGGTGCCTACGGGTTGAAAGCGTCCATGGGGCGCGTGCCATTGTGGCCCGGCACGAAGGACGAGCGTTATCCCGGTGTGTCGTCCTGGGAAGACCTTGAACATATCGGGCCGGTGGCACGAACGGTCGAAGACGCGGCACTGATGATGTCCGTCATAGGTTCCGGGCCGGATTCACGCGACCGGATGTCACTGCCCGGCCCCGAGTTCGATTGGCTGGAATGTATCAAGGGGGATATCAAGGGCTGCAAGGTCGCGTTCAGCCCGGATTGGGGTTATGCCGCCGTCGATCCGCAGGTTCGCGAAGTGGTCGCGGCCGCCGTCAAGGTCTTCGAAACGGATCTGGGCTGCACCGTTGAAGTTGCCAACCCGGGCTGGGACGATCCGGGTGCCGATTTCTTTGCGGCCGTTATCGGCGGGAGTGATCTCAAGGGTCTTCGCGAGATGGTCGACAAGCACGGCCATGAAATGACCCCACATCTTGTGGAGCTCATCATGTACCCGTGGACTGCGGAAGATCTGACCAATGCACAAATGACCCGCAAGGCCGTTAACAGCAAGATGTGGCGGTTTATGGAGCTTTACGACTTCCTTCTGACTCCCACGCTGGCGGTTCCGGCTTTTCCGGTGCACATGCAGGGGCCTGAGAAAATTGATGGCAAAATCGGGAGCCCGTTCAGTTGGCTCGCGTTTACCTTCCCGTTGAATTTTACCGGTCAACCGGCGGCTTCCATTCCGGCCGGGTTCACCGATGACGGATTACCCGTTGGCTTGCAGATCATTGGCAAGCATCTCGATGATCCCATGGTTCTGCGAGCTTCGGCCTGTTTCGAGGCGGCCCAACCCTGGATTGACAGAATGCCACCGATCCTTGCAGAAATGATCCCGGGATAA